The DNA sequence GTGCCTGTCAATGATATAAATGGGTTATTTACTGGGCGGTCGAACTGTACTCATAGTCTTTATTTATGCATTTCCTAGGTTTGATAATGAGGGTCTTTCAGAAGTGCAAAAGTATGGAATGAAGCTAGGTTGATTCAAATAAAAAAACTAAGTATCTTGCTATTATTTCCAGCTTATTTAATATGGAAGGTCAAACATATTTTACTCCACACTAAATACATAGTGTGCTTGAACTTCCAGTGAAGAAGTAACATTACTGTCTTGATGTAGAACATGGCTGTGAAATGAGGGAACATTTGTCATAacatcagtcacttgattgtctgatccagactaaaTTCTTTGCAGGCCTTCATCATGTAGTGGGAATTTTGCAGCAGTATGAACCAAGAAACCTATCATGTTAAATttgttgtgacatttgtgtttcttgtttcaggTGGTCTCCACCTGCGTCATTGAAGATGGTGTCTGCTTCTTGCTGAGGGTGTGGGATGGAACCAAACCCATCTAGTAGGTGTTTGTGTTTTCATCTTTAGAAATTAGTGAAAATTTCACACAATTTTCATCAGAACACTTGAGCTCCAGATATGCGCGTATGtgtatattttactcaataaaatcTCATTTACAAATATGGGAGTAAAAGTGCATACGAATGATTTAAAATTCAATAGGTCTGTAAGTGTAATACTTTGCATACTTACTCAATGGTAGGCGATGCCTATATGTACATATGCTATTATAGCCATAGCTACTGTCCGGAGTTTAATCTAATTGTCACGTGGCTTCCATGTTGAATATTTAAACATGGCTGCCAAATATTTGGCAGCATAACAATTACTGAAAACATTTAGTCTATTATACATTTAGGGAAGTTAAGTACCCAATAAGGATAATATCCTCTCTGAGCAAAAGTACTCATTTCTTTAAACTAGTGAGAGTagacaaaatgctagttactacttacaaaatgcaattactcatagaTAAAACAGACaagggagtaaatacccaattgcttgaaaaaatataattatctggagctcagaACACATTCTGGATCTTACACTTTTGGGTTTAAGTTTCTGCTAGTTGTTAACTCAAAGTTTTTGACTGTCAGAGTACATGGGCCCTGAAATACACAGACAATGTGTGGTCAGCCATCACCGGTTTCAGCGAAGTTCGAATGGTTCAGAAAGGCTACTTCTAGCATGTCTAGTGGGAAGGTTTCACGGCATTTATGAAATGTGAAGACGGATCTGATTTTGTAAATGCATGTAATGGTTATCAGACTGGCGTATTACAACACTTCCTTCACATGATGGTTTGAAACTTGATATTGTAGACACAAATCAATGAATTGATAAAGTGTATAGCATTGTCTGTGTCAATCCACTTGGTGTGAATTCTGTGGGGAATCTTCACACCTTTTCTCCGTAGAACGTGAAACACTGTGATTTCCATTCCAGCCCTGTACGTGAGTTGGACACTGAAGGAAATGAGCGTGATGTGACCTCAGATCCATGTCTGCTACAGAGAGCAGACGGATATCTGTACgatgtctgtgtgtttgatgACCACTTCAGTACGGCCATCAGGGCACAGGTTAGATCAGGACTTGCTTGCATATCTGTAGTAGATACTCTGTATCTACTGTGTGTAGTACTCActagtgcgtgcgtgcgtgcgtgcgtgcatatgTATGTCCATTATATCTCATGTCTGTAGTAGATGCACTATATCTCTTGTATGTAGTAGATAtgatataagttatcacatcgtgtcgagggaaatacggggttttatcagtcccgagtaaggttgaaTACAACCATACGAGGGAccgataaaaccctgtatttcccttgacactatgtgataacgcatttatctagctgaatgttttcactaaatcaaaacaagacaacacgcatcgaatcgactggctgccatgttgacaccagctgattgtttgacctcaatgcaccgcacgttactaaaggcttgtcgatgcacacTTTTCTCACTTTCGCAgtgggagtatacgacttttatgatggatgtacatggtattttatcagtcatgtggaccaatcaaaactcaacattcttacatgaggctagataatatATCTTCTGTCTGTAGGATATATACGATATCACCAATCTGTAGTAGATACCCTTTATTTCCGTTCTGTTGCAAGTATGCTATATCTCATATCTAGAGGATTGTACCATGGCATTGTGATATCTTTCATTGTGTCTCTGACAAAgatctaatgttttatagaatGTGAAGGTGATATCTCAAGGTTGTCATGTATCATTTAGCATTTAGTGATGCTGATCTTGTCACTTTGATGTCTTCTGTGTACCAGTTTTGCTGTGAGGATGTCCATCTGATGTTTATTCACTTGCAGCCAGGCATGTTTCTGAAGTTCTACAACCTCCATGCTGCCGAGTACAAAAGCGGGGACAACTGTGACAGCCTGTCGGCCCTCCCAACAATTGAACTTGTGTTACATCGCGGGACAATGTATGGCAGGGGGTTATTAATTCTACATGAACAATCACGGGATGTGAAAATTCTGCAAGATAAGTTGAATGTTATTGTTCCTACTGGTCCACAGCTGCCCTCAAGTGAGCAGaataaagggagacaacttgactCAACACCCACTCGGAATGGAGTGGGGAATAATTCTAGCGATGGAGCTATGCAGCATCATGCATCGTGGGCAGATGTTGATGAGGGGATTGATGTGGGGCTGACACAGGAAGGAATCAGTTATTCTCGTAATGCAGGGGACAGAGCCAAGACATCCAGATATGGCAACCAATCAGATGACAGTGTAGAGGGTGAATGTTACATGTCTGCCATTCAACTGTCGTGTGATGCTTTGTCAGCTCAAGTGTGTGATGAGTCACGATGTATGCAGGAGACAGCTACCGGTAAGGGAGgaaacttaaacatgaaagtTTTTATAAGAATTGTCAAAAGTTACAGATTGTTGTTCAGAAAATATAAGTACTTGAAAACATCAATTACTATTTACAGTGAGACCTTGGATATCTGGACacatttcattttgtgaaaatcaTCTGGATAACAAAATATCCGAATATCTGGATTTCTGTCATCCAGGCTTTGTTGTTCAAACGGTAGCAAGCAGCCACTTCTTGGTTAAAATCACTTCCCAAAGAACATGGTCATTTTGATTTGCCAGTTAAAATTCACTCAAGTGTCAGATAGTTTTACTTATCCAGGGGTTGGGAAACAGAACTTTGACAGTGgaccattttcaggattattagctattaatgggccattttttattctaatgtgcgAAATGGCACATgtcccctgcctttcccaatgcCTGCTTATCACCACCAATGTACCTAACTGTACTGCCTTCCTAAATGCCCGGTGCCTCACATAATTTGTGGACTAGTAATTAAGTAAGGAAGTCAGTGTGCAGATCCCACAAGAATAAGATTAAAACTTTCAATATCTTAATTGCAATGCATAATTGTCCAAGTTTATGTACATCCCATCCTCTAAGCCTCTGCAAAATACAATTATGTATTATTAAGAAATAGCACACTCACAAGATCACTCACATGGCACAGAAATATAAAGATTTGGTATTTCATTAGTGAAACAACATCACACTTTAATAATCTACAGGAACGCTTGATGCCTGGGATACAGAACCGTGATGTCTCTTTAAAGTGTCAGTTTTTTTTGGCGGCAGAAGTCATCAGTAATCATCCATGTTAAAAGGTTGGCCCTCCTGGACATGTTCACTCTACCTCTTTCCAGTGATACTGAACCATCCCCATGTGAAACAGACCCGGATACAAGACGTACTCACGCACACTGTCCCGTTCAAGTTCCGTGTGAAGGCTCAGGTTGTGGACTGCAGGCCCACACCAACCAAAGCCACAGACCTTGTCTGCATTTATTGCAACTCTTGTCATTTTATGTGAGTTTTACACTGAAGAATGAAATACCAAAAGCGTGTTATTCACTTGTGTTGACTTCAGaaggtgtgggtgggtggggtagctaagtggttaaagtggtCAGTCATCATCCTGATGTCCATGGTAGCTGCTGCAGTTTTTtatcagagttacctccctttggtgCACAAGAAACCGGTGATCTTTTGTCTGTGTACCTATACATATGTTTTCATATCATGGTAACCATCTGTACCATATCCTCCCAGGCTCACACGATGATACAGGTGTATTGCAGATGAATCAAAACTCCTCACACTAGAAACATGCAAATGTAAGTTTGATGTGTATATGGGTTAAATGTCAAAGCCTCAGATATCTCCAGATAGTTTTTGAACCTTTGTGCTGTCCTTGTTTTCATCTGTTATGTTCTATAGAATTGGTAGCATGATTTGTAGACATATAGGCACATGAACTATATATTTATGCAGTTAACAGAATAACATTAGTTCTTGACATGTATTCTTCTGAAAAGAAGGAAAAACTGAATGAAAACTGAAGTGATTGAACAAATATGGGAAGCTAAAAGTTTGCAGTAAAATAATGTGATTAAAAACCTCTTAAAAATCAGTTAATCatattttttacttaccttaccataagtctatagcatattacctcatgcttcgcttagtaggagatctgacggagttgaattgctattcagtcttgaatggctacctcgcaatGGACGACTGTCATACGGAAGTATCTACATCTCCCCACTCCACGAGAAACTTaacttttacttcaagcgtcGTCTGATCTAGACGTGTTTGGGTTGCTAAAAGTTTTTTCAGAACCAATAAAGTTTAAACTTTACTATGCCTTTACACTGATTCCTTTCAGGGTTTCACGTTTGTGAAGTTTGTAAAGGTCTGAAGTCAGGCAGGACTGTGCTGCTGTGTCCTGCACCCTCCTGCAGCGTTTTGCAGTGTGCTCGAGACTATCTATTCCCGAATTCAAGGCGTACTTGGCGGTGGTGAGAAAGAGGAGGACACAGAAATTAAGAAGAAAGTGTCACGGTCTCCTGCATCCTCGTCTTGTTCGAAGGTATCTCTACCTTGTACACCAGAGATTCAGTCAACTTTGGAGATACCTGGAGCGGCGTTGGACACTGCGACTTGAGTGGAGCCATCACTGAACCAGAATCATTCAGCGCTTTTGATGTCGACGCAGATACCGACGCCTGCGCCTATGCCTATACCAACGCCGACGTCTATGCTGATACCGATGCCGATGCCTACCACCCAGCCAGGAGGTTGGGTGAATTTGGGGAGACCTGACGCTCTGGCGCACCCGGAGGTGCAACGGAACAGGCGGCACCTCCGACTACAGCTCCTCCGCTAATGCCGGATATTACAGGGACGACACAGAGGGCAGAGCACACCCGTTTGCCAGCACTGACGCCTGTGGACACACCCCAAGCTCTTGTCACATCGAGCTTAGAGAAGTCTGCACCAGGGATGGGCGCACTAGCGTTTGGAGCGCCATGGGGCCGTGTGACTTTGTCTGGGGATAGATTGAAAACAGGTTGTTCAGGCATCAGAAGGTCTCAGTCCAGAAGTCCTCAGAGTAGTTCATCGAGTGTTTGTCGGCGCCGTCGTTCGCCGTCCAGGTCACCGGATCGTAGGGGCAGATCCCTCCACTGCAGACGCAAGAGTTGGCGTTTGTGGTCCCAATCAGCATCACCCCCTCGTGTCAGACAGTCAACACAGGCGCTGGAGCGCAAGTCAACCATTTTGTGGAATACTGATGACGAACAATACTTCTCTCTAGATTATGAGGAGGACCCTGCACAACTGGAAGAGGAAGAAGGATTGTACCTGCCATTGTCTGCTATTTACGATTGGATAGCTGATAGGCTCCTGGAGTGCCTCCGACATCAGGGGTAGACAGCACCAGGGCTATTGGGGTGGAACCCGAACTGATGACCCCACCACATCCTATGGTGGCTGACGCCATTTCTTCATTGAATAATGACTTTACTAAGCTATCTTTGAATGCTACAATCAGAGCGCCCAAGTCAAAGAAGCAAGACTACAAGGTGCATAGTCTTGATTTTGCGGATTCCAGGGTGATGTTGGACGAAGCCATCAAAAGACTGTCTTCCTCCACCTCTTATAAGGTTCAGGACTCCAAATTACAGGCCACTGACACGGAGTTGCGGCGCATCCTAAAACGTGTCTCAGTGTTAGCATCAGCTACTGCACCAGCGCTGTGGACTTAATGGAGCCTAACGAGTCCCAATTGGAACATCTGTCATTTCTATTCCTATGGCAAAGCAAAGTGCTGCATGACCTATTAGGACATGTCCGGACAGCACTGGCGATGATGACAGTCGTGCACAGGATGGGATTTCTGGATACATGTTCATGGCAGGAAGAGTTTAAACGATGCTGATTAGAACTCCTTTCTCCTCACAGGCCTCGTCGGGAATGCCATTTCAGAGGTTTACAAGGAACATGCTGAATTAACAAACGTCTCCTAGAACAGTTAGGGTGGATGATCAACAGAGAAAAGTTGCATTTGCAGCCTTCGCAGGATTGGTGTTTATTGGAGGCCTGTTCCAGACACAGTACCACCGTGTTCGGACCCCCCACGTCCGATGGGAAAAGATCTTTCAGTTCGTAGCGAGGGGACTGTCAGAACTGTTGCTTCTCagagagtggcagtctctgttgggccTTATGACGTCTGCGCAGGACTGAAAACGCAGGGGGCGTCTGATGCTACGTCCGTTATGGAGATACCTCCTCCCGTACATACAGGCAAACGATGTTACGACGCACCTGTTGCTTCCAGTACATCTGCACTAATACCTGCACTGGTGGACGATCAAGTCGAACGTCTGCGAGTTTGTTTGACCAAGTTTGTGCAGGACCACAAACTATTTGTCGACACTTCGCTCCAGGGTTGGGGTGCACACCTAAACAATCAAACAGCCTCAGGGCTGTCTGACGCAGAAGCAAACTGGCACATCAACAATCTCGAGCTGGAAGCAGTGATTCTAGCTGTAAGTCACTGCTACGCCACTCCAACCTACTGATTGTCACAGACAACGCGATGGTGGTGTGGCTGATTTTGAAACGGGACAACCAGATCCAAGTCCCTACTGGATCAGATGTTTCGCCTAGCCAACATCTTAGACACAAAAGAATCGAAGCCAGAGCTCATCATATTCCAGGTTGCAGAAACATACTAGCTGATGCGCTCTCGCGACCAGGGAAGCCATCCCTGACCGAGAGGATGCTTCACCCAGAGATATTCAGTTCATATGTCAAAATCACGGGTGCCAACTGATAGACCTATTTGCAACGCAGTTCAACGCTCAGCTTCCAGTATACGTGCCTCCGATACCAGACCCAGCAGTTTGGGCAGTCAACGCTCTGTCGATGTCTTGGGAGGGACTAGACGCGTATGCCTTCCCGCCGCCAGTGCTAGTACCAGCGGTAGTGGCGAAACTCAAACTCACGATAAGGAtccgactgcttttggtcaCGCCCTGTTAGCCAGCAAGGACGTGGCTCCCAGAGTTGTGCCGCCTCGCAGAAAGAAATCTGTCCCAGCTTCCAGAGTGGGATTAGTTGCTGCGCCATCCCCACAGTTGGATACTGCTCCTGGACCATTTGCAAAGGACTTTGAGGGATACTCATCTCAAGTGATAAGATCATTGCCTGGGCGCACAGTTTCCACCCGATCACTCTGCGATGATAAGTGGGCTACATTTGAGAAGTTCTGCTATTAGCATCACCCTAATTCTTGGCGGAGTTTTTACATTACTTGCGGTGCTTGAGGAAGCACAGGGGCAGTACCATTGGGACCTACCTATCAGCACTGAATTCAGTGTTAGCTGTCAGGAAGGTCtcaaagatccctgaatcagtTGCTGTGTTAAAAGCGTTCAAGTTGGAGGACCAAAAAGATAAGTTCCAGCCGCCAGTGTGGGACCTGAACGTTGTGCTACAGCACCTGAAAGGTCGCCCTTACGAGCCGCTGGACAGGGCATCGTTTGACAACCTAACTAGGAAAATAGTGTTTCGGTTGGCGTTAGCTACAGCAGCGATGTGGATGTGACCAGAGTCCGGTTGGAACAATCCAGACATGTTGCTGTACACTTCGGCCTCCTCTGGGATTTCCTGGCGAAGAACCAGCTGCCAGGCGAAGCAGACAGATTATTCACCATCTGCCCCTTACTGCTATTATCGGACCAGAGGACTATGGCCCTACACATGAACTGTACATTTTTCTGGCGGTCCTCGACAGTATTTGCGAGCCATTACTTGCGGGACTTAGCAGTGGAGGGGCTGCAGTCTTTCAGACCATTAGTAGTTGCGCAGCAACTCACACATCCTTCTGCCCTATAAGGATTGATCTTACTTACCTTGGTCTATAGGGGTCTTGTACTTACATGAGATAATGTACCGTACCCCTCCGGTGGTTAGTCGTGACTTACTACTCTGATTCTGGTTCCAGTGACCTTCACGAGAGATTGTTGTGGCAGACTGGCATACAGAGGGAATCAGTAGTGGTCCGGCTGCCTCGAGACATATGTGGGATCTTAGACGCTGACGGTCCTCTGGAGTCCTACACCACCGTCCTGACTGTTGTAtccatatgctatagacctatggtaaggtaagtaaaaaatttgttaaaatcaaaataatttCGATATTTAAATaattaccttaccatagggggTTCACTCTCTCCCAACTTCGGGAGAAGTTCACTTCCTCCCCACTACGGACTCTACAGACcgagaagtaaaagtgaagtttctCGTGGAGTCTGCACGCATGCACAGTGGGGAGATGTAGATACTTCCGTATCATGACAGTCGTCCATTGCGAGGTAGCTATTCtagattgaatagcaattcaactccgtcagatctcctactaagAAAAGcatgaggtaatatgctatagacctatggtaaggtaagtatttaaatatctagcatatttagattttaacagtTTTACAAACAGAGCATTTGCATAGGGCTTTTTccaaagcaacctttattaatcTCTTCCTGAATCCGCTTTTAAAAACTTATGTCATCTAGGATTATGTGGTCTAATAAGCTCACAAAATTCAGATAAATTCTGATGTTGTAAAAGCAAACTGAAAAGGCAACACTGGGTAATTTATTTACCTGAGGTCTCATACTTGGGTAATGGTGACTTGTTTTGCATATGTTGTGTTAAAACTCACCTGGAGCTCTGAACACTTCTGATACAATGGAGAGTGAATCATCATAGTTCTGAGATATGTTTTCACTATCAGTGAAGGAGTTTGGTAAGATTGGTGGTTTCTGTCAACACAGGTGCAATGTGGCTGAGTACGAGGCAGAGATGAGGGACAGGATTGGAGATGAAAGCTGCAGTGATGGCAGACAGGACAGGTCAGTGTGTCTTACAAGATGGCTTCACATGGTGGTAAAGTGACATATAGTCCCTCCAGTGACTGTTTATTGGTATCAGGGTGCCTGTTCACTAACCACCATTACCCTCGTCCTGTACAAAAGGATTGGTTTATAAGGaatggagcccatttctggtgtccctctccGTGatttggctggaatactgcaaaagGCGATGTAAATCACAACTCACTCAACTGTCCAAGGAAACTCTGGTCTGTCATATAATTGTATTACTGAGGCATTAAACAAGAGGCAAAGAAGCCAGTTAGGAAACTTTGATTGATTCCTTCCATCTATATCCAATGTCTGAAATGTATGAGTTGGATGCATTTTTCAGTACCTGGATCATATTTGAGATACTGACCACTTTGGTGAAGTCTAGAAGCAAGGCTATGGTTCTGAAAGGCCTTAATCAGTCAGACTGAGAAATTTACTTGGTGATGTGTCCATGTTGGAGCTCATTGTATTGCACTGTATCTGTATTTTATGGGTTGTTCCTGAGCAGATGGTCCTAGGTTGCTAGAGTGTAATTTAGCTGATGTTCTTGGGGCTGGTTGGATGTAGTTTAGCGGATGATTTGTCAAAGTTTTCTCTCCAGGTCACTGAATCTTGAGACAGATTATTCCAGAACGTGTCCTCGATGTACAGAAAAATCAGGTAACCATTATAACAATACTCTAATAGTAATACATGTATGACACTCTGAGTCTGAACTGCCTAGTGAGCCAAGCATATTGAGGTGATAGACCTCAGTAGTTGCTGACCTCAATAGTGGGCAACTCCTCAGAGTTGCAGTAGAGCTGACCTCAATAGTGGATAACCTCCTTATGTTTCAGCTTGTGACAGAGCTGATGTTGATAGTGGGTAACTCTTCACAGCTTCATCTTGTTGTGACAGAACTGGCCTCGATAGTGGGTAACTCCTCAGGTTCTGCTTGTTGTGACAGAGCTGACCTCGATAATGGGTAACTCCTCACAgcttcagcttgttgtgacagaCCTGACCTCAATAGTAGATAACTCCTGACAGCTTCAACTTGTTGCGACAGAGCTGACCTCGATAATGGATAACTCCTCACAGTTTCAGCTTGTGATAGAGCTGACCTCGATAGTGGATAACTCCTCACAGTTTCAGCTTGTGATGGAGTTGACCTCGATAGTGGAGTTTCAGTTCAGAGTTTCAGTTACTGGTATTTCTGTCCCCTGGAACTTGGAACCATGGAAATAATCATAAGGGACAGGTTGTGTGTCAGTATCATTGACACTTCTAGGGGCAGATCCAGAGTGGGGATACACACATACCCTTCTCCCCTGGGAGTTATGTGAACCCCCATTTCCAAAATCCTGTATCTACCCCTGTAATCAGTGTAATGTACCCCCATTCTGGAGTGAAAGGTacttttgaaatattcatatcTCTCATTTGTGTCTGATTTGAGGAACACCATGTTATTAATGGCAGTTCAGATAGATGTCTCGCAAGAATGAGATAAATCATTCAGTGCAGTTTGTGCTTTGTGTGATCGAAGCATCACATGGCTTCAGAGACAAAGCAGTTGTGTTGCTTATGAAATAACcaatgttgaatatttttgtgGATTTCTCAGCTGATCATGTGGGTGACCTTGAGCTGACATACGTGCTTCGCCTGCTGCTGCATGATGGGAGTGGATGGCTGGTGGCTAATCTCTGGCGGGGAGAGGCAGTAAGTACAGGAGCATCTTGTCCTATGTAGATGATTGTTATAAATTTTTGTGTCATCATCAAACCTGTATAAAACCCACCTACTATGCAACAGTAAAGGTGAGCTTAGGTATCTTGGTTCTTGTTTCATCCAGTCCTGAGGTGATTGTACACAACATTTAAGGGATGTTCATTCTATTCCAGACAAAATTCTTGAAGGACGTTTCACCAGAAGAAGCGCTGAGTCAGCCAGCAGCCTTCACAGAAGTCAAGGATGCTTTGAGCCAGATTTGTCCAGCAGACATCCACATTGGTGACAAGCCTTGGGTCGAATGTTGTATTGCTGCCTACACATGCAGCAGCGGTGTCAACTACCACATCTTTGACACAGTTGTAGTGTGACAGGTCCGGGTCATTCCATTTTGACTCTGTACCTGTGTAGCTAGAATGGATGTGATGTCCCTGAACACTGGAAAGCACTACACAGTATACACAGGCTGGATTTATCTCAATGA is a window from the Haliotis asinina isolate JCU_RB_2024 chromosome 9, JCU_Hal_asi_v2, whole genome shotgun sequence genome containing:
- the LOC137295976 gene encoding protection of telomeres protein 1-like encodes the protein MATANTGTKAKLRKYLYTKLGDVQTNTVVDVFGVVKFLKPPKQTRGTDLIMILSLVDETLFEQEQKLKCVLFLKPNNVPEVEVGSVVRFHRLKIGTHQGELQGGTSAGFSWLVFNTPESTPQSSSPNYTYSEENKKRVKQLFDWSSSRDAPVVDAAATLSDIAVNGYFNLTCQVVSTCVIEDGVCFLLRVWDGTKPIYPVRELDTEGNERDVTSDPCLLQRADGYLYDVCVFDDHFSTAIRAQPGMFLKFYNLHAAEYKSGDNCDSLSALPTIELVLHRGTMYGRGLLILHEQSRDVKILQDKLNVIVPTGPQLPSSEQNKGRQLDSTPTRNGVGNNSSDGAMQHHASWADVDEGIDVGLTQEGISYSRNAGDRAKTSRYGNQSDDSVEGECYMSAIQLSCDALSAQVCDESRCMQETATVILNHPHVKQTRIQDVLTHTVPFKFRVKAQVVDCRPTPTKATDLVCIYCNSCHFMCNVAEYEAEMRDRIGDESCSDGRQDRSLNLETDYSRTCPRCTEKSADHVGDLELTYVLRLLLHDGSGWLVANLWRGEATKFLKDVSPEEALSQPAAFTEVKDALSQICPADIHIGDKPWVECCIAAYTCSSGVNYHIFDTVVV